Proteins from a genomic interval of Equus quagga isolate Etosha38 chromosome 13, UCLA_HA_Equagga_1.0, whole genome shotgun sequence:
- the PIH1D1 gene encoding PIH1 domain-containing protein 1 translates to MADSRLLVPELSEAETMGAETARFEELLLQASKELQQAQTSRPESTQIQPQPGFCVKTNSSEGKVFINICHSPSIPPPADVTEDELLQMLEEDQAGFRIPMSLGEPHAELDAKGQGCTAYDVAVNSDFYRRMQNSDFLRELVVTIAREGLEDKYSLQLNPEWRMLKNRAFLGSISQQNIRSRQRPRIQELENLYTPDSLRPEESPEKPHLNLWLEAPDLLLAEIDLPKLDGALGLSLEIGENRLVVGGPQQLYHLDAYIPLRINSDESKAAFHRKRRQLMVAMPLLSVPS, encoded by the exons ATGGCGGACTCGAGGCTGCTGGTGCCGGAGCTAAGCGAGGCAGAGACAATGGGCGCTGAGACGGCGCGTTtcgaggagctgctgctgcag GCCTCCAAGGAGCTCCAGCAAGCCCAGACAAGCAGACCAGAGTCAACACAGATCCAACCTCAGCCTG GTTTCTGCGTAAAGACCAACTCATCGGAAGGGAAGGTTTTCATCAACATCTGCCACTCgccctccatccctcctcccgCTGACGTGACCGAGGATGAGCTGCTTCAGATGCTGGAGGAGGACCAAGCCGGGTTTCGCATCCCTATGAGTCTGGGAGAGCCTCACGCCGAACTGGATGCAA AAGGCCAGGGTTGTACCGCCTACGACGTAGCTGTCAACAGCGACTTCTACCGGAGGATGCAG AACAGCGATTTCTTGCGAGAGCTCGTGGTCACCATCGCCAGGGAGGGCCTTGAGGACAAATACAGCCTGCAGCTGAATCCAG AGTGGCGCATGTTGAAGAACCGGGCTTTCCTGGGCTCCATCTCCCAGCAGAATATCCGGTCCCGGCAGCGTCCTCGGATCCAGGAGCTGGAGAACCTGTACACTCCCGACTCCCTCCGACCTGAGGAAAG CCCTGAAAAGCCTCACTTGAACCTTTGGCTGGAAGCCCCTGATCTCCTCTTGGCTGAAATTGACCTCCCCAAACTG GATGGAGCTCTGGGGCTGTCGCTGGAGATTGGGGAGAACCGCCTGGTGGTGGGGGGCCCCCAGCAGCTGTACCATCTGGATGCCTACATCCCCCTGCGGATCAACTCTGACGAGAGCAAGGCGGCCTTCCATCGGAAGAGAAGG caaTTGATGGTGGCAATGCCCCTTCTGTCGGTGCCTTCTTGA